The Stygiolobus azoricus genome window below encodes:
- a CDS encoding DNA-binding protein translates to MSEKKSNEIVVGRTKSVEDYVLDIISLFNQGSQEVEIKGNGFEINKVVDIYNQLVDRLKEGVKLEKVDIGSEVKDKRRVSYLLLKLRRVY, encoded by the coding sequence ATGAGTGAGAAAAAGTCAAACGAAATTGTAGTTGGAAGGACAAAAAGTGTAGAAGACTATGTGTTAGATATAATAAGCCTCTTTAATCAAGGTTCCCAAGAAGTGGAAATAAAAGGGAACGGCTTTGAGATAAACAAAGTAGTTGACATATACAACCAACTCGTGGATAGACTTAAAGAGGGGGTAAAACTCGAGAAAGTAGATATAGGAAGCGAGGTAAAAGACAAGAGAAGGGTATCATACCTTCTCCTCAAGCTCAGAAGAG
- a CDS encoding DEAD/DEAH box helicase: MHKLHCKLQSLIKEKGWDDLTTVQKETFTPIIEGKNVLVVAPTGYGKTEAALLPIFNIMLRNETKPVAVLYITPLKALINDITLRIEWWTSKLGFSVSRKHGEVPQKEKSLRLKKVPHILVTTPEGLEIDLDWASKFRENYRNIKWIIIDEVHELVNSKRGAQLSVLLERLKDFTNYDFQRIGLSATIGNEQKVANLIFGSSNRESKIVKVEGARDFEVKILKVKQKEGEDLWGSTAKLVNQLVERPTLLFTNSRFSTERLYEELERSKLKNIFIHHSSISKEEKIRVENNLREGKADVVICTRTLELGIHVGDIKKVIMYRPPPTVSSFLQRLGRSGHTINRVSKGEIVCLYDYDILEAISLYELAKAGIVEPPKSMPYMDVVAREIIGITLQYGEINVEKLYNLITKSSYYKGLKFDKFLSLVKYMIQNGLLKKENYKVKIGKTFFKIWRFDKDNKITWMKDFSEFFSFISTDETFNLRYENKTIGEIDAVYVYKHLRNNDIIRISGKLWRIVNIDINKMQVNVAPATSGNGEIPIWKGENISKSSLITKQIEKVLHNIDDYLYGDDSLIDEESKNALNKLVEFYRIHQLPLPNTRTIYIENENDEIVYATLINEKIANTLSHALLYLATKKYSLNVSARSSIYGFSIKGVDKDLLQDLINLDEKQLKSLLIKSVKRSPLFFATLKEIQYSFGKINKVSSEDKIILEEALKQTVNKYFSIKGTMKYVKMIKEGKIRIININGLSPLGKAVLSHSPIKPWISDLSIRIYQALKGGAYTVEELSDMLGISKKTLELRLKKMRKPSSKYRTCNFIDVDTHETRWVLMEDLKEIAESDDYYNSFNPINLDESYVMVMRAYQSEGATESVFRVKDLVKNPEEFLKRIPYDEILELKLKDPNDSLVASISPKYYFVKKSIARFLVLNAISYIQNLKFG, translated from the coding sequence GTGCATAAATTACACTGTAAACTGCAGTCACTCATTAAGGAAAAAGGGTGGGACGACCTCACTACCGTTCAGAAGGAGACCTTTACCCCAATTATCGAGGGTAAAAACGTACTTGTTGTAGCCCCTACTGGTTACGGTAAGACCGAGGCCGCTTTGTTACCTATATTTAACATAATGCTACGTAACGAGACCAAGCCCGTAGCCGTACTGTACATAACACCGCTAAAAGCCCTCATAAACGATATAACTTTGAGAATCGAATGGTGGACTTCAAAACTCGGTTTCTCGGTAAGCAGAAAACACGGTGAAGTACCCCAAAAGGAAAAAAGCCTGAGGCTGAAGAAAGTACCCCACATACTCGTCACAACCCCTGAAGGATTGGAAATCGATTTAGATTGGGCGAGCAAATTCAGAGAAAATTACAGAAATATAAAGTGGATAATAATTGATGAAGTTCATGAGTTAGTAAACTCGAAAAGAGGAGCACAATTATCTGTATTACTTGAAAGATTAAAGGACTTTACAAATTACGATTTCCAGAGAATAGGCCTTTCCGCTACAATAGGTAACGAACAGAAGGTAGCCAATCTAATTTTTGGTTCTTCAAATAGAGAAAGTAAAATAGTAAAAGTCGAAGGAGCGAGAGACTTTGAAGTAAAAATACTAAAAGTAAAACAAAAAGAAGGAGAAGACCTTTGGGGCTCTACCGCGAAACTGGTAAACCAACTGGTAGAAAGACCTACATTACTTTTCACTAATTCAAGATTTAGTACAGAGAGATTGTATGAAGAACTAGAAAGGAGTAAACTGAAAAATATCTTTATCCATCACTCCTCAATATCTAAAGAAGAGAAAATAAGGGTAGAGAACAATCTCAGGGAAGGAAAGGCTGACGTTGTTATTTGTACAAGAACACTAGAACTTGGAATACATGTAGGAGATATTAAGAAAGTAATAATGTATAGACCACCTCCCACAGTTTCTTCATTTCTCCAGAGGCTCGGAAGAAGTGGGCACACTATAAACAGAGTCTCTAAAGGTGAAATCGTATGCCTATACGATTACGATATCTTAGAAGCAATATCCTTATATGAGCTCGCTAAAGCGGGGATAGTAGAACCTCCAAAATCAATGCCTTACATGGACGTCGTGGCAAGGGAAATAATAGGGATAACCCTTCAATACGGCGAAATAAATGTCGAAAAACTCTATAACCTAATAACAAAATCCTCCTATTATAAAGGACTTAAATTCGATAAGTTCTTATCGCTAGTAAAGTACATGATACAAAACGGATTGTTAAAGAAGGAGAACTATAAGGTGAAAATCGGCAAAACTTTCTTCAAGATCTGGAGGTTTGATAAAGACAACAAAATAACGTGGATGAAGGACTTTTCCGAATTCTTCTCCTTTATAAGTACTGACGAAACCTTCAACTTACGTTACGAAAACAAAACAATCGGCGAAATAGACGCAGTATACGTCTACAAACACCTGAGAAATAACGACATTATTAGGATAAGTGGAAAACTGTGGAGGATTGTAAATATAGACATCAATAAAATGCAAGTTAACGTAGCCCCTGCTACAAGCGGTAACGGAGAAATCCCGATATGGAAAGGAGAAAACATATCAAAGTCCAGCCTAATAACAAAGCAAATCGAGAAAGTCTTACACAATATTGACGACTACCTATACGGTGATGATAGCCTTATAGATGAAGAGTCGAAGAACGCTTTGAATAAATTAGTAGAATTCTATCGTATTCATCAACTGCCTCTGCCCAATACAAGGACGATCTACATAGAAAACGAAAACGATGAGATTGTCTATGCAACCCTTATTAACGAGAAGATAGCAAATACACTATCTCACGCCCTATTGTATTTAGCCACTAAAAAGTACTCACTTAATGTCTCTGCAAGGTCTTCAATTTACGGCTTTTCAATAAAGGGAGTAGACAAGGATCTGTTACAAGATCTCATAAACCTAGACGAAAAGCAGCTAAAATCCCTGCTTATAAAATCTGTAAAAAGATCACCTCTCTTCTTTGCCACACTCAAGGAAATACAATACAGTTTCGGTAAGATAAATAAAGTAAGCAGCGAAGATAAGATAATATTAGAAGAAGCCCTAAAACAGACCGTTAACAAATACTTCAGTATTAAGGGAACTATGAAATACGTAAAGATGATCAAGGAAGGAAAAATAAGGATCATAAACATCAACGGTCTCTCCCCGTTAGGTAAAGCTGTACTGAGCCACTCTCCTATAAAACCATGGATCTCCGATCTCTCAATCCGTATTTACCAAGCCCTCAAAGGCGGAGCCTACACTGTAGAGGAACTGTCAGATATGTTAGGAATATCAAAGAAGACATTAGAATTAAGGCTGAAGAAGATGAGGAAGCCCAGTTCTAAGTACAGGACTTGCAACTTCATAGACGTGGACACCCACGAGACTAGGTGGGTGTTAATGGAGGACTTAAAGGAGATAGCCGAATCCGATGATTACTATAATTCCTTCAACCCCATTAACCTCGACGAGTCCTATGTAATGGTAATGAGGGCATACCAGTCAGAAGGAGCTACTGAATCAGTATTCAGGGTAAAGGATCTTGTCAAAAACCCAGAAGAGTTCCTAAAAAGGATACCGTACGACGAAATATTAGAGCTGAAATTAAAAGACCCGAACGATTCTCTAGTAGCTTCGATATCTCCTAAGTACTATTTTGTTAAAAAGAGCATAGCCAGATTTTTAGTTTTGAACGCCATAAGTTATATTCAGAACCTAAAGTTCGGATGA